From a single Streptomyces liliifuscus genomic region:
- a CDS encoding GlsB/YeaQ/YmgE family stress response membrane protein, with translation MGWLWAIIVGFVLGLLAKAIIPGKQHSPLWLTTIFGIIGAIVGNAIARGFGIESTRGIDWGRHALQLGAAIVIVFLGDMLYTAMRGNKQRA, from the coding sequence ATGGGCTGGTTGTGGGCGATCATCGTGGGATTCGTGCTTGGCCTGTTGGCCAAGGCGATCATTCCGGGCAAGCAGCACAGCCCGCTCTGGCTCACCACGATCTTCGGGATCATCGGCGCGATCGTCGGCAACGCTATCGCCCGCGGCTTCGGCATCGAGTCGACCCGCGGCATCGACTGGGGCCGCCACGCCCTCCAACTCGGCGCCGCGATCGTCATCGTCTTCCTCGGCGACATGCTCTACACAGCCATGCGAGGCAACAAACAGAGAGCCTGA
- the tyrS gene encoding tyrosine--tRNA ligase: protein MTDIVDELKWRGLFALSTDEDALRKALADGPVTFYCGFDPTAASLHVGHLVQVLTMRRLQHAGLRPLALVGGATGQIGDPRPTAERTLNDPETVANWVGRLRGQIEPFLSFEGENAAVMVNNLDWTAGLSAIEFLRDIGKHFRVNKMLTKDSVARRLESQEGISYTEFSYQLLQGMDFLELYRRYGCTLQQGGSDQWGNLTAGLDLIHRLEPDADVHCVATPLMVKADGTKFGKTEGGAVWLDPEMTTPYAFYQFWLNVDDRDVSTYMRILSFKSREELEELEKLTEERPQARTAQRALAEELTTLVHGGEQTAAVIAASKALFGQGELDGLDEKTLSAALSEVPHIQVAELGPVVDLFAEVGLVASKSAARRTVKEGGAYVNNVKVASEDAVPGEGELLHGRWLVLRRGKKNLAAVELR, encoded by the coding sequence GTGACGGACATCGTCGACGAGCTGAAGTGGCGCGGGCTGTTCGCCCTGTCCACCGACGAGGATGCATTGCGCAAGGCGCTCGCGGACGGTCCCGTCACGTTCTATTGCGGCTTCGACCCCACGGCGGCCTCGCTGCACGTGGGGCATCTGGTGCAGGTCCTCACCATGCGCCGCCTCCAGCACGCGGGCCTGCGCCCGCTGGCCCTGGTGGGCGGTGCGACCGGCCAGATCGGCGACCCGCGCCCGACGGCGGAGCGCACGCTCAACGACCCGGAGACGGTCGCCAACTGGGTCGGCCGGCTGCGCGGCCAGATCGAGCCGTTCCTGTCCTTCGAGGGCGAGAACGCCGCGGTGATGGTGAACAACCTGGACTGGACGGCCGGGCTGTCGGCCATCGAGTTCCTCCGGGACATCGGCAAGCACTTCCGCGTCAACAAGATGCTCACGAAGGACTCGGTCGCCCGGCGCCTGGAGTCCCAGGAGGGCATCAGCTACACGGAGTTCAGCTACCAACTGCTCCAGGGCATGGACTTCCTTGAGCTGTACCGGAGGTACGGCTGCACCCTCCAGCAGGGCGGCAGCGACCAGTGGGGCAACCTCACGGCGGGCCTGGACCTGATCCACCGGCTGGAGCCCGACGCCGACGTCCACTGTGTCGCGACGCCGCTGATGGTCAAGGCGGACGGCACCAAGTTCGGCAAGACCGAGGGCGGCGCCGTCTGGCTCGACCCGGAGATGACGACGCCGTACGCGTTCTACCAGTTCTGGCTGAACGTGGACGACCGGGACGTCTCGACGTACATGCGGATCCTGTCCTTCAAGTCCCGCGAGGAGCTCGAGGAGCTGGAGAAGCTGACGGAGGAGCGGCCCCAGGCGCGTACCGCCCAGCGGGCTCTCGCCGAGGAGCTGACGACTCTGGTGCACGGCGGTGAGCAGACGGCCGCCGTGATCGCCGCGTCGAAGGCCCTCTTCGGTCAGGGTGAGCTCGACGGGCTCGACGAGAAGACGCTGAGTGCGGCGCTCTCCGAGGTGCCGCACATCCAGGTCGCCGAGCTCGGTCCGGTGGTGGACCTCTTCGCCGAGGTGGGCCTGGTGGCCAGCAAGTCCGCTGCGCGGCGGACGGTGAAGGAGGGGGGTGCCTACGTGAACAACGTGAAGGTCGCCTCCGAGGATGCCGTTCCCGGCGAGGGGGAGTTGTTGCACGGGCGGTGGCTGGTGCTTCGGCGGGGCAAGAAGAACCTTGCCGCCGTTGAGCTCCGCTAG
- a CDS encoding metallopeptidase TldD-related protein, with product MSPRTNKPHEIVERALELSRADGCVVIADEQSTANLRWAGNALTTNGVTRGRTLTVVATVDGREGTASGVVSRAAVTADELEPLVRAAEAAARGAGPAEDAQPLVEGVPVSPDFTDAPAETSSAVFADFAPALGESFARARAGGRELYGFANHELVSSYLGTSTGLRLRHDQPNGTLELNAKSPDRTRSAWAGRSTRDFKDVDPAALDAELAIRLGWAERRVELPAGRYETLLPPTAVADLLIYQMWSAAARDAAEGRTVFSKPGGGTRVGERLTDLPLTLRSDPNEPGLESAPFVLAHSSGDDASVFDNGLPLRPTEWVSEGELRHLTSTRHSAGLTGLPVAPGIGNIVLDGGEDKSLEDMVAATGRGLLLTCLWYIREVDPATLLLTGLTRDGVYLVENGQVVGEVNNFRFNESPVGLLGRATEAGRTEKTLPREWSDWFTRAAMPALRVPDFNMSSVSQGV from the coding sequence ATGAGCCCTCGTACGAACAAGCCGCACGAGATCGTCGAGCGTGCCCTCGAACTGTCGCGGGCCGACGGCTGTGTCGTGATCGCCGACGAGCAATCAACGGCGAACCTGCGCTGGGCCGGCAACGCGCTGACCACGAACGGCGTCACACGCGGGCGCACGCTGACCGTCGTCGCGACCGTGGACGGCCGCGAGGGCACGGCGTCCGGGGTCGTGTCGCGCGCGGCCGTGACCGCGGACGAGCTGGAGCCGCTGGTGCGGGCCGCCGAGGCGGCGGCGCGCGGCGCGGGTCCGGCGGAGGACGCGCAGCCGCTCGTCGAGGGCGTGCCCGTCTCCCCCGACTTCACGGACGCGCCCGCCGAAACCTCGTCGGCGGTCTTCGCGGACTTCGCCCCGGCCCTCGGCGAATCGTTCGCACGCGCGCGTGCGGGCGGACGCGAGCTGTACGGCTTCGCCAACCACGAGCTCGTCTCCAGCTACCTCGGTACGTCCACGGGCCTGCGCCTGCGTCACGACCAGCCCAACGGGACGCTGGAGCTGAACGCCAAGTCGCCGGACCGTACGCGCTCGGCGTGGGCCGGCCGTTCCACGCGGGACTTCAAGGACGTGGACCCGGCGGCGCTCGACGCGGAGCTGGCCATCCGGCTGGGCTGGGCCGAGCGGCGCGTCGAACTGCCCGCGGGGCGATACGAGACGCTGCTGCCGCCGACCGCGGTCGCGGACCTGCTGATCTACCAGATGTGGTCGGCGGCGGCCCGGGACGCGGCCGAGGGCCGGACGGTGTTCAGCAAGCCCGGCGGCGGGACGCGCGTCGGCGAGAGGCTCACCGACCTGCCGCTGACCCTGCGCAGCGACCCGAACGAGCCGGGCCTGGAGTCCGCACCCTTCGTGCTCGCGCACTCCTCCGGCGACGACGCCTCCGTCTTCGACAACGGGCTGCCGCTGCGGCCCACGGAGTGGGTCAGCGAGGGCGAGCTGAGGCATCTGACGAGCACCCGGCACAGCGCCGGCCTGACCGGTCTCCCGGTGGCCCCCGGCATCGGCAACATCGTCCTGGACGGCGGCGAGGACAAGTCCCTGGAGGACATGGTCGCCGCGACCGGGCGAGGCCTGCTGCTGACCTGCCTCTGGTACATCCGCGAGGTCGATCCGGCGACGCTGCTGCTCACCGGTCTCACCCGGGACGGCGTGTACCTCGTCGAGAACGGCCAGGTCGTCGGCGAGGTGAACAACTTCCGGTTCAACGAGTCGCCGGTGGGCCTGCTGGGGCGGGCGACCGAGGCCGGGCGTACGGAGAAGACGCTGCCTCGCGAGTGGAGCGACTGGTTCACGAGGGCCGCGATGCCTGCGCTGAGGGTGCCCGACTTCAATATGAGCTCTGTCAGTCAGGGCGTATAA
- a CDS encoding TldD/PmbA family protein produces the protein MPHSIDEAFTALPLRALADAALARARALGADHADFRFERVRSAAWRLRDAKPAGSSDTTDLGYAVRVVHGGTWGFASGVDLTMDSAAKVASQAVAMAKLSAQVIKAAGSDERVELADEPVHAEKTWISSYEIDPFSVPDEEKSGLLADWSARLLAADGVSHVDASLLTVHENKFYADTAGTVTTQQRVRLHPQLTAVAVDESSGEFDSMRTIAPPVGRGWEYLTGTGWDWESELARIPELLAEKMRAPSVEAGVYDLVVDPSNLWLTIHESIGHATELDRALGYEAAYAGTSFATFDQLGKLKYGSELMNVTGDRTAEHGLATIGYDDEGVAGQSWDLVKDGTLVGYQLDRRIAKLTGFERSNGCAYADSPGHVPVQRMANVSLRPDPAGMSTEDLIGSVDRGIYVVGDRSWSIDMQRYNFQFTGQRFFRIENGRITGQLRDVAYQATTTDFWGSMASVGGPQTYVLGGAFNCGKAQPGQVAAVSHGCPSALFKGVNILNTTQEAGR, from the coding sequence GTGCCTCATTCCATCGACGAAGCCTTCACGGCACTGCCGCTGAGGGCCCTGGCCGACGCGGCGCTCGCGCGGGCCAGGGCGCTGGGCGCCGACCATGCGGACTTCCGGTTCGAGCGGGTGCGCAGCGCGGCCTGGCGGTTGCGGGACGCGAAGCCCGCCGGATCCTCGGACACCACGGATCTGGGCTACGCGGTGCGTGTGGTGCACGGGGGGACCTGGGGGTTCGCGTCGGGTGTGGATCTGACGATGGACAGCGCCGCGAAGGTGGCGTCGCAGGCCGTGGCGATGGCGAAGCTGTCCGCCCAGGTGATCAAGGCGGCGGGTTCGGACGAGCGCGTGGAGCTCGCGGACGAGCCGGTGCACGCGGAGAAGACCTGGATCTCCTCGTACGAGATCGATCCCTTCTCCGTGCCGGACGAGGAGAAGTCAGGACTGCTCGCCGACTGGAGCGCGCGGCTGCTCGCGGCGGACGGCGTCAGCCATGTGGACGCCTCACTGCTGACGGTGCACGAGAACAAGTTCTACGCGGACACGGCGGGGACGGTGACGACTCAGCAGCGGGTCCGGCTGCACCCCCAGCTGACCGCTGTCGCCGTGGACGAGTCGAGCGGCGAGTTCGACTCGATGCGCACGATCGCGCCGCCCGTCGGGCGCGGCTGGGAGTACCTCACGGGCACCGGCTGGGACTGGGAGTCGGAGCTCGCACGGATCCCGGAGCTGCTCGCCGAGAAGATGCGGGCGCCGAGCGTCGAGGCGGGCGTGTACGACCTGGTCGTCGACCCGTCCAACCTGTGGCTGACCATCCACGAGTCCATCGGCCACGCCACCGAGCTGGACCGCGCGCTCGGCTACGAGGCGGCGTACGCCGGGACGTCCTTCGCCACCTTCGACCAGCTGGGCAAGCTGAAGTACGGCTCCGAGCTGATGAACGTCACCGGGGACCGCACCGCCGAGCACGGTCTCGCGACCATCGGGTACGACGACGAGGGCGTGGCCGGGCAGTCCTGGGACCTGGTGAAGGACGGGACGCTCGTCGGCTACCAGCTGGACCGCAGGATCGCGAAGCTCACCGGCTTCGAGCGGTCCAACGGGTGCGCGTACGCCGACTCCCCCGGCCATGTGCCCGTACAGCGCATGGCGAACGTGTCGCTGCGGCCCGATCCCGCCGGGATGTCCACGGAGGATCTGATCGGGAGCGTCGACCGCGGGATCTATGTCGTCGGCGACCGGTCGTGGTCGATCGACATGCAGCGCTACAACTTCCAGTTCACCGGGCAGCGGTTCTTCAGGATCGAGAACGGGCGGATCACCGGTCAGCTGCGGGACGTGGCCTACCAGGCGACGACCACGGACTTCTGGGGCTCCATGGCGTCGGTCGGCGGCCCGCAGACCTACGTCCTGGGCGGTGCCTTCAACTGCGGCAAGGCCCAGCCGGGCCAGGTCGCGGCGGTCTCGCACGGCTGCCCGTCGGCCCTCTTCAAGGGCGTCAACATCCTCAACACCACCCAGGAGGCCGGTCGATGA
- the fabG gene encoding 3-oxoacyl-[acyl-carrier-protein] reductase: MSRSVLVTGGNRGIGLAIARAFADAGDKVAITYRSGEPAALQQEGFLAVKCDITDSEQVDQAYKEIEAEHGPVEVLVANAGVTKDQLLMRMSEDDFTSVLDTNLTGAFRVVKRANRAMLRARKGRVVLISSVVGLYGGPGQANYAASKAGLVGFARSLARELGSRNITFNVVAPGFVDTDMTKVLTDEQREAIVKQVPLGRYAKPEEIAATVRFLASDDASYITGAVIPVDGGLGMGH; this comes from the coding sequence TTGAGCCGCTCGGTTCTCGTCACCGGAGGAAACCGGGGCATCGGCCTCGCCATCGCCCGCGCTTTCGCCGACGCGGGCGACAAGGTCGCGATCACATACCGCTCGGGCGAGCCCGCAGCTCTTCAACAAGAAGGGTTCCTCGCCGTCAAGTGCGACATCACCGACAGCGAGCAGGTGGATCAGGCCTACAAGGAGATCGAGGCCGAGCACGGCCCGGTCGAGGTGCTCGTGGCCAACGCCGGCGTCACCAAGGACCAGCTGCTGATGCGGATGTCCGAGGACGACTTCACCTCCGTCCTGGACACCAACCTGACGGGCGCCTTCCGGGTCGTGAAGCGCGCCAACCGCGCCATGCTGCGGGCCAGGAAGGGCCGTGTCGTGCTGATCTCGTCGGTCGTCGGGCTGTACGGAGGTCCGGGCCAGGCGAACTACGCCGCCTCCAAGGCCGGCCTCGTCGGCTTCGCGCGCTCGCTCGCCCGTGAGCTGGGCTCGCGCAACATCACCTTCAACGTCGTCGCGCCCGGCTTCGTCGACACCGACATGACCAAGGTGCTCACCGACGAGCAGCGCGAGGCCATCGTGAAGCAGGTGCCGCTCGGCCGGTACGCGAAGCCCGAGGAGATCGCCGCGACGGTGCGGTTCCTCGCCTCGGACGACGCCTCGTACATCACTGGAGCCGTCATCCCCGTAGACGGCGGACTGGGAATGGGTCACTGA
- the fabI gene encoding enoyl-ACP reductase FabI, with translation MSGILEGKRVLITGVLMESSIAFHAAKLAQEQGAEIILTAFPRPTLTERIARKLPKPTKVIELDVSNDEHLARLADLVAEELGGLDGVVHSIGFAPQDALGGNFLNTPFESVATAMHVSAFSLKSLTMACLPLMQNGGSVVGLTFDAQYAWPQYDWMGPAKAALEATSRYMARDLGKQNIRCNLISAGPIGSMAAKSIPGFSDLAAVWDSRSPLEWDLKDPDPAGRGIVALLSDWFPKTTGEIIHVDGGLHAIGA, from the coding sequence ATGAGTGGAATTCTCGAGGGCAAGCGCGTCCTGATCACCGGTGTGCTGATGGAGTCCTCCATCGCCTTCCACGCCGCGAAGCTGGCCCAGGAGCAGGGCGCCGAGATCATCCTGACCGCGTTCCCGCGGCCCACACTGACCGAGCGCATCGCCAGGAAGCTTCCCAAGCCCACCAAGGTCATCGAGCTCGACGTCAGCAACGACGAGCACCTGGCGCGGCTGGCCGACCTGGTCGCCGAGGAGCTGGGCGGCCTGGACGGCGTCGTGCACTCCATCGGTTTCGCCCCGCAGGACGCCCTCGGCGGCAACTTCCTCAACACGCCGTTCGAGTCCGTGGCCACCGCCATGCACGTCTCGGCGTTCTCCCTGAAGTCGCTGACCATGGCCTGCCTGCCGCTGATGCAGAACGGCGGCTCGGTCGTCGGCCTCACCTTCGACGCGCAGTACGCCTGGCCGCAGTACGACTGGATGGGCCCGGCCAAGGCCGCGCTGGAGGCCACCAGCCGCTACATGGCGCGTGACCTGGGCAAGCAGAACATCCGCTGCAACCTCATCTCCGCGGGCCCCATCGGCTCCATGGCCGCCAAGTCCATCCCGGGCTTCAGCGACCTGGCCGCCGTGTGGGACAGCCGTTCGCCCCTGGAGTGGGACCTCAAGGACCCCGACCCGGCGGGCCGCGGCATCGTCGCCCTGCTCAGCGACTGGTTCCCGAAGACCACCGGCGAGATCATCCACGTCGACGGCGGTCTGCACGCGATCGGCGCGTAA
- a CDS encoding FadR/GntR family transcriptional regulator — translation MPLSHPRRSALSEQVIAELRNQITSGEWPVGSRIPTEPELVEQLGVARNTVREAVRALAHNGLLDIRQGSGTYVVATSELAGVMHRRFADADPRHIAELRSTLESSAAKLAAERRTERDLKQLDALLVRREEAWESGDAEAFVTADTTFHLAVVAASHNDVMTAMYADLGEVVRDWLREDVGEELTPETYMDHTRLVDAIRAGDAETAATEAAGYPFLCRPSRPAVDTPARKGADVTSA, via the coding sequence ATGCCGCTGAGCCACCCCCGCCGATCGGCACTGTCCGAACAGGTCATCGCCGAGCTGCGGAACCAGATCACCTCGGGCGAGTGGCCGGTGGGCTCCCGCATCCCCACCGAGCCTGAGCTGGTCGAGCAGCTGGGGGTCGCCAGGAACACGGTCCGCGAGGCCGTCCGCGCGCTCGCGCACAACGGCCTGCTCGACATCCGCCAGGGCTCGGGCACGTACGTCGTGGCGACCAGTGAGCTGGCGGGCGTGATGCACCGCCGCTTCGCGGACGCCGATCCGCGGCACATCGCCGAGCTGCGTTCCACGCTGGAGTCGAGCGCCGCGAAGCTGGCCGCCGAGCGCCGCACGGAGCGCGATCTGAAGCAGCTGGACGCCCTCCTCGTACGCCGCGAGGAGGCCTGGGAGTCGGGCGACGCGGAGGCCTTCGTGACCGCCGACACGACCTTCCACCTGGCCGTGGTCGCCGCGTCCCACAACGACGTCATGACGGCGATGTACGCGGACCTGGGCGAGGTCGTGCGCGACTGGCTGCGCGAGGACGTGGGCGAGGAGCTGACGCCCGAGACGTACATGGACCACACGCGTCTGGTGGACGCCATCCGCGCGGGCGACGCGGAGACCGCCGCCACGGAGGCGGCGGGCTATCCCTTCCTGTGCCGCCCGAGCCGTCCCGCCGTGGACACCCCGGCGCGAAAAGGGGCCGACGTCACCTCCGCGTGA
- a CDS encoding CynX/NimT family MFS transporter: protein MMSGMTGEETRTAMSPPIRSSAQDAELRPPAPRAWMTRVVIIGIVLTALNLRPAITSLGALLEEVRDGLGMSGSFAGLLTSVPPLCFAVFGVMAPRLARRFGPAAVVCAGMVAIAAGLVIRPFAGNTAGFLVASALALMGIAVSNVLMPVIVKRWFPDRVGSMTGLYSMALALGTAAAAAVTVPMTRALGGSWHAGLAVWAGLAAVAVLPWIPLVRARGTALSPDAAPASAPAPPAPARDASSASAAGQEPAPLRITRSRTAWALAVFFGLQATAAYITMGWMAQIFRDAGVPAGTAGLLLAVTMVMGVPLAFVIPRLATRLPHQGPIVVALGVCGLVGYAGLYLAPAGGAWAWALLLGIANCAFPLALTMVGMRARTGAGVAQLSAFAQSTGYLISIPGPLLVGVLYQHSGGWGLPIALMAGLMIPQIVVGILAGRDRTVEDEAARRR from the coding sequence ATGATGTCTGGCATGACTGGCGAGGAAACCCGGACGGCGATGTCCCCACCGATACGCAGCTCCGCACAGGACGCGGAACTCCGACCGCCCGCCCCGCGCGCGTGGATGACGCGTGTGGTGATCATCGGCATCGTCCTCACCGCCCTCAATCTGCGCCCCGCCATCACCAGCCTCGGCGCCCTCCTCGAAGAGGTGCGCGACGGGCTCGGCATGAGCGGCAGCTTCGCGGGGCTCCTCACCTCCGTACCGCCGCTGTGCTTCGCCGTCTTCGGCGTCATGGCACCGCGCCTCGCCCGCCGCTTCGGACCCGCCGCCGTGGTCTGCGCCGGCATGGTCGCGATCGCCGCGGGACTGGTGATCAGGCCCTTCGCCGGGAACACGGCCGGGTTCCTGGTCGCCAGCGCCCTCGCCCTCATGGGCATCGCGGTCAGCAACGTCCTGATGCCGGTGATCGTCAAGCGCTGGTTCCCGGACCGGGTCGGCTCCATGACCGGCCTCTACTCCATGGCCCTCGCCCTGGGCACCGCCGCGGCGGCCGCCGTCACCGTGCCCATGACCCGGGCCCTGGGCGGCAGTTGGCATGCGGGGCTCGCCGTCTGGGCGGGGCTCGCGGCCGTCGCCGTACTGCCGTGGATTCCACTCGTACGGGCCCGGGGCACGGCCCTGTCCCCGGACGCCGCCCCGGCCTCGGCTCCGGCCCCTCCGGCCCCGGCCCGTGACGCCTCCTCGGCCTCCGCGGCGGGTCAGGAGCCCGCCCCGCTGCGGATCACCCGGAGCCGTACCGCCTGGGCGCTGGCCGTCTTCTTCGGGCTCCAGGCCACCGCCGCGTACATCACGATGGGCTGGATGGCGCAGATCTTCCGGGACGCGGGTGTCCCGGCGGGCACGGCCGGACTGCTGCTCGCCGTCACCATGGTGATGGGCGTACCGCTGGCCTTCGTCATCCCGCGGCTCGCCACGCGCCTGCCCCACCAGGGGCCGATCGTGGTCGCCCTCGGGGTCTGCGGCCTCGTCGGCTACGCGGGCCTCTACCTCGCCCCCGCGGGCGGTGCCTGGGCGTGGGCGCTGCTGCTCGGCATCGCCAACTGCGCGTTCCCGCTGGCCCTCACCATGGTCGGCATGCGGGCCAGGACCGGAGCGGGGGTCGCGCAGCTCTCCGCCTTCGCGCAGAGCACCGGGTACCTCATCTCGATCCCCGGCCCGCTCCTGGTGGGCGTGCTCTACCAGCACAGCGGCGGCTGGGGGCTGCCGATCGCCCTCATGGCGGGCCTGATGATCCCGCAGATCGTGGTGGGCATCCTGGCCGGCCGCGACCGCACGGTGGAGGACGAGGCCGCGCGCCGGCGGTGA
- a CDS encoding SGM_5486 family transporter-associated protein — protein sequence MPVLDPNPQNGQKKMLLVFGAFLLIFVIIGVIASIASP from the coding sequence ATGCCCGTGCTCGACCCGAACCCCCAGAACGGCCAGAAGAAGATGCTGCTCGTCTTCGGCGCGTTCCTCCTCATCTTCGTGATCATCGGCGTCATCGCGTCGATCGCCTCGCCCTGA
- a CDS encoding SixA phosphatase family protein — MSVAEPRRIVLFRHAKADWPEVSDHERPLAERGRKDAAVAGRKLADTGIPFDLALCSTATRTRETWKLAVHELPHRPKTVYEERLYEVSPGELIAVLNETPDDVQNALLIGHNPGVQGLADILAGQSEGDAQERMGRLGFPAAAFAVLSFTGSWKALEPGVATLLDYWAPSE, encoded by the coding sequence ATGAGCGTCGCAGAACCCCGCAGGATTGTCCTTTTCCGGCATGCGAAAGCCGACTGGCCCGAGGTCTCCGATCATGAGCGGCCGCTCGCTGAGCGGGGCCGCAAGGACGCCGCCGTCGCCGGACGCAAGCTGGCCGACACCGGCATCCCCTTCGATCTGGCCCTCTGCTCCACCGCGACCCGGACCCGCGAGACATGGAAACTCGCCGTCCACGAGCTCCCCCATCGGCCGAAAACGGTCTATGAGGAGCGGCTCTACGAGGTCTCTCCCGGCGAGCTGATCGCCGTCCTCAACGAAACCCCCGACGATGTGCAGAACGCACTCCTGATCGGCCACAACCCCGGCGTGCAGGGTCTCGCCGACATCCTGGCCGGCCAGTCGGAGGGCGACGCGCAGGAGCGGATGGGCCGCCTCGGCTTCCCCGCGGCCGCCTTCGCCGTGCTCTCCTTCACCGGTTCCTGGAAGGCCCTGGAGCCGGGTGTGGCCACGCTGCTGGACTACTGGGCGCCGTCCGAGTAG
- the serB gene encoding phosphoserine phosphatase SerB → MSASQTAEVPTLLVKIFGKDRPGITAGLFDTLAAYSVDVVDIEQVVTRGRIVLCALVTHPPAGLEGDLRATVHSWADSMRLQAEIISGLGDNRPRGHGRSLVTVLGHPLTAESAAAIAARITGTGGNIDRIFRLAKYPVTAVEFAVSGTEPEELRTALVTEAAALGVDIAVVAAGLHRRAQRLVVMDVDSTLIQDEVIELFAAHAGCEDEVAEVTAAAMRGELDFEQSLHARVALLKGLDASVVDKVRSEVRLTPGARTLIRTLKRLGFQVGVVSGGFTQVTDDLKERLGLDFAQANTLEIVDGKLTGKVTGEIVDRAGKARLLRRFAAEAGVPLAQTVAIGDGANDLDMLNAAGLGVAFNAKPVVRQAAHTAVNFPFLDTVLYLLGVTREEVEAADMHVD, encoded by the coding sequence ATGAGCGCATCACAAACCGCTGAAGTCCCCACTCTCCTCGTCAAGATCTTCGGCAAGGACCGGCCCGGAATCACCGCCGGGCTCTTCGACACCCTCGCCGCCTACTCGGTCGACGTGGTCGACATCGAGCAGGTCGTCACCCGTGGCCGGATTGTGCTGTGCGCGCTCGTGACGCATCCGCCGGCCGGTCTGGAGGGCGACCTGCGGGCCACGGTGCACAGCTGGGCGGACTCGATGAGGCTGCAGGCCGAGATCATCTCCGGCCTCGGCGACAACCGGCCGCGCGGGCACGGCAGGTCGCTGGTGACCGTGCTCGGACACCCGCTCACCGCCGAGTCCGCGGCCGCGATCGCCGCCCGGATCACCGGGACCGGCGGCAACATCGACCGAATCTTCCGGCTGGCCAAGTACCCCGTGACGGCCGTCGAGTTCGCCGTGTCCGGAACGGAGCCTGAGGAGCTGCGGACCGCCCTGGTGACCGAGGCGGCGGCCCTGGGCGTCGACATCGCGGTGGTCGCGGCGGGACTGCACCGGCGGGCGCAGCGCCTGGTGGTCATGGACGTGGACTCCACGCTCATCCAGGACGAGGTCATCGAGCTCTTCGCCGCGCACGCCGGCTGCGAGGACGAGGTCGCCGAGGTGACGGCGGCCGCGATGCGCGGGGAACTGGACTTCGAGCAGTCGCTGCACGCGCGCGTGGCCCTGCTCAAGGGGCTCGACGCCTCCGTGGTGGACAAGGTGCGCAGCGAGGTACGGCTCACGCCGGGGGCGCGCACGCTGATCCGTACGCTGAAGCGGCTCGGCTTCCAAGTCGGTGTCGTCTCGGGCGGGTTCACGCAGGTCACGGACGACCTCAAGGAGCGTCTTGGGCTGGACTTCGCCCAGGCCAACACCCTGGAGATCGTCGACGGGAAGCTGACGGGCAAGGTCACCGGCGAGATCGTGGACCGGGCGGGCAAGGCGCGGCTGCTGCGCCGGTTCGCCGCGGAGGCGGGGGTGCCGCTGGCCCAGACGGTGGCTATCGGCGACGGCGCCAACGACCTGGACATGCTCAACGCGGCCGGTCTCGGGGTCGCCTTCAACGCCAAGCCGGTGGTGCGCCAGGCCGCGCACACCGCGGTGAACTTCCCCTTCCTGGACACGGTCCTGTACCTGCTGGGCGTGACACGGGAAGAGGTCGAGGCGGCGGACATGCACGTGGACTGA